The following are from one region of the Populus trichocarpa isolate Nisqually-1 chromosome 8, P.trichocarpa_v4.1, whole genome shotgun sequence genome:
- the LOC7473257 gene encoding classical arabinogalactan protein 25 — translation MASFWFLTALIVPLVIFPSPSSSSSSTQLNSKTSPYPISTSPAFLTNSPPIPPFQELSPDIAPLLPSPGGVLPSPTVSSVPTIPSTPSPPNPDEVVASGPDSAFSPLGALLASSAAPRNLINSVIVVGFIAYRSIQLFKM, via the coding sequence ATGGCCTCCTTTTGGTTTCTTACAGCACTTATTGTGCCTCTAGTGATCTTTCCTtcgccttcttcttcttcttcttccactcAGCTAAATTCGAAAACCTCTCCTTATCCTATCTCTACTTCACCAGCATTCTTAACCAATTCTCCTCCAATACCTCCTTTCCAAGAACTGTCACCGGACATTGCTCCACTACTGCCTTCCCCTGGTGGTGTGCTGCCTTCCCCAACCGTATCGTCCGTTCCCACCATTCCATCCACCCCAAGCCCGCCTAATCCAGATGAGGTGGTCGCATCAGGGCCTGATTCTGCGTTCTCGCCCCTAGGAGCATTGCTGGCTTCCTCTGCAGCACCTCGAAACTTGATAAACTCGGTTATTGTTGTGGGGTTTATAGCATATCGATCAATTCAGCTGTTTAAAATGTGA